In the genome of Desulfomonilaceae bacterium, the window AAAGTCGACCCTGATAAATCGGGTCCGATCCATTGTGCCTGATCTGTTTTATTCAGTTTCATGCACTACACGAGCCCCAAGACCTGGCGAAGTTGATTCCGTAGATTATTTTTTTCTAGACCCACGTGACTTTGAGGAAATGATAAGAAACGGTGGTTTTCTAGAATGGAAGGAAGTTCATGGCTCTAGGTATGGAACGCCGTCCCAGCCTATACTGGACGCGCTCGCAAAAGGTCGGAGGTGCGTTATGGACATAGATGTGCAAGGCGCTGCGGATGTGTTTGAAAGAATCAAGGAATCGGTGGGTGTGTTTATAATGCCACCTGGTCTGGACGTTCTTGAAAAGCGTCTCAGGCGGCGCGGATCTGATTCGGAAGACTCCATTAAAACTAGGTTAAAAAATGCTCAGGAAGAGCTAAAATCCGCAGGATTGTTTCCTTACAAGATTGTAAATGATGATTTGGAACGAGCCACTCTTGAATTAGTCTCCATAATTCTTAAAGAATCCGGGAATTCTAACGAGAGATAGTCATTCCGGTGGCGTACCCATCACAACATCGATTTTCCGGGATACGTTTTCCCTCACAACAACCATTCGGACAGTGTCGCCTGGCTTGGTGTTGGAGATGATCAACGATAGGTGTTTTGCATCATGGATAATCTTTCCATCAGCGCTCAAAAGAAAATCTCCTTTGCGAATACCCGCCAGAAACGCCGGAGTAGCCCCTAGAGCATCATCTACAACAACACCGTATGGAGAAGTAAGTCCTAACGCTTCAGCTCTTCTTTCATCGAGGTCTTCAACATACAACCCTAGCCATCCCCTCGCGTCCTTAGAATGGCTCTTTTTTTGTTCAAGCAGTTCGATTATGTAATTTGATGGTATGGAGAACCCGATGCCTTTACCCGATGCTATTATGGCTGTATTTACCCCTATGACCTCCCCTACCATATTGAACAATGGACCGCCTGAATTTCCCGGATTGATCGAGGCGTCGGTCTGTATAAAGTTGTCATCGGGTCCCAGCCCCAGAAATCTGCCCTTACCGCTGACAATGCCTACCGTCACTGTCCTGCCCAGACCAAAGGGATTGCCAACAGCTAGAACCCATTCACCAACTTCAATTCGCGAAGAATCGCCGATCCTGGCCTTTTCAACCTGAACCCCGGCGTCAACTTTGATTAAAGCCAGATCCACCCTGGGATGTGTCGCTACAACCCTCGCTGGGAG includes:
- a CDS encoding trypsin-like peptidase domain-containing protein, with the protein product MTVPPETSFKRLTLGGSILARLFDMVAISSTILVFCLVSASCCSAQNSTGQTSVQNGCPDLVDLIKKLGPSVVSITVERSENPKRLFDGLEPIKNRNSDFKGVDGTSDAAISDSLGSGFFCDNKGHIVTNAHVVASAEKISVTMSTGKVLPARVVATHPRVDLALIKVDAGVQVEKARIGDSSRIEVGEWVLAVGNPFGLGRTVTVGIVSGKGRFLGLGPDDNFIQTDASINPGNSGGPLFNMVGEVIGVNTAIIASGKGIGFSIPSNYIIELLEQKKSHSKDARGWLGLYVEDLDERRAEALGLTSPYGVVVDDALGATPAFLAGIRKGDFLLSADGKIIHDAKHLSLIISNTKPGDTVRMVVVRENVSRKIDVVMGTPPE
- the gmk gene encoding guanylate kinase, which produces MIKPVLFVLSAPSGSGKSTLINRVRSIVPDLFYSVSCTTRAPRPGEVDSVDYFFLDPRDFEEMIRNGGFLEWKEVHGSRYGTPSQPILDALAKGRRCVMDIDVQGAADVFERIKESVGVFIMPPGLDVLEKRLRRRGSDSEDSIKTRLKNAQEELKSAGLFPYKIVNDDLERATLELVSIILKESGNSNER